The following nucleotide sequence is from Mytilus galloprovincialis chromosome 12, xbMytGall1.hap1.1, whole genome shotgun sequence.
TTTCGCCAAAATTCTTTTTCCCCCTTCTAAGACAATGTTTGACAGTGAACTGCAACAAGGGTTTGGATATAACAGTTCGTGATACCACTTAATTGCGTACAAGTTAGAATTAAGTACGGACACTGAACAAGCTGATTGAATTAACTCTGTGAGATACAAGGAAACTGTAGATACATCCGCTGGCAAAAACTTTAAATTGTACTTTCtgcaccaaattttgaatttattagaaTATAAATCGTATTTCTTGTTTGTGGAATCTGATTTACTCTTTTTAGCCATATCCATAACTGCAAAAGCGATATTATGTAACCCAGGTTTGAGCGAGAGTTTGTAGATATTTTTCTATTCCTTACTCAAAGAGATCTGCAAAAGAAATGGAAAGATATGCAATATCCTTTCAAGGACAGAAAATCACGGCCAGGTCCGTGACACAAGTGGCCAGATCTGCATATTCAACACATGTACACTGTACAATCAACAGTTACAgtatcataaaaacaaaaaagcggTAAGGTCCACATAaagaatttttttctcaaaattcattcatacatttttgGCATCAAGTTTCAATACAAGAACATTTGAAATAAACCTGCTTTCGTTGAAAACAGAATTCTCAGCAGACCCCCTGTTGAAAAAATTAGAAGGGGTTTCATACTCAACAAAGTCTTGCACTAAACTAACAAACTTGCCAGTGTCAACCGACACCAGCATCGGCCAGAAAACTGCCGATTTCCACTTAGGGATAACCAATGTACCTCTAGCTTTACATAATTGAATATGATTTACAGTGTGAGCTATTAAAGGTACAGGTGGCACGAGCCAATTATTATCTCTTGACCAATCAAACGTGAACGCATCAATTCCTTTTATTAAAGGATCTAAGAACTTTGAATTATACCTTGGGAGTTTAGTATTATTACTGTTAGAAAATCGATCTATGCTAAAAGGTCcccatattttattaaaaataatgaaaaattctGTCCGACACCGACCAATCGTCGAAATCAAATATTTTACTATATTGATCCGCGGTAGTATTCAAAGTTCTAGGTATCCACTCAATTTTCAAACACACCGAGTtttctatacaaaaataaaaaatctccaTAGCTAGATTGTGCAAATCCTGTTTCATACTGCCAACTTCAGATATGTGAGCTACGCTTTGGTTATCAGtgaatagttttagaaatttatttttaaaatgatccGGAAAGCTTTTCAAAGTCAAAATCACTGCCTTTATCTCTCTCCAAGTTGAACTTTTGAGCTTTTCTTCGATTGCCCACATCTGATGCGCAATTTGATCAGAAAAATTCACAATGTAACCGGCGCCCGCATAAGAACTTGCATCAGTATAAGATAACCTCTCGGGAAGTCTCTGTATTGGTGCTAACAGGCAATTAGGTAAAGATTTTAGTGAATAATgccaaaattctaactctttaatAGACATAAGATCTAATTTAATTCTAGAGTCCCAAGAGGATCGCTCGTTTACTAAGTGATGTAAATGTCTTGTCATAATTCTACATATATTACCTAATGCGGTGATAAAGCAATGATTTTACCAATAACCCCTGCAACTTTCCTTGCAGTCGTATTACAAGGATTTACAAGTGATAAAgcaatataattcaaaatattcaacattttctGTTCGGGTACACTTAAAATACCCCTATGTAAATCCCATACAAAACTTAGCCAGTCTAAACTTTTTTGTGGCTTCCAcacattttttcataatttggtAAAAACCCAGCTGACAATAAGTCTGACAATACTTCTTTTGACacctttaaacataatttttcagTATCTTCAAATCCAAGTCCATCATCTAGatatacaattattttgaatCCTTTACTCCGCCAATATTTTACTAAAGGGCGTACcatttttgtgaaaatattacAAGCTGAGCTCAAGCCCTAAGGTAAAGCTGTAAACGTGTAATATTTAATTTTAGCGTCACTTTTCCATGAAAACCCAAGAAACTTTTGCAATTCAACATGCATATCTATATGATGGTACCCATGTCTTAAATCAAACTTAAATGCAAAATGCTTATTTGCTGCATACATTTTAGCCTCTTTTACACCCTCATATTTAAATTTAGACAACACTTCATATTGATTCACATGTCTAAGGTCAAGAATCAACCTTTCCTTGCCAGTCGAGTTGACCGACACCGATAAAGGATTAACAACAAAAGGGGGAGTGCTAACTACCTTAGCGACTCCCGTGCATACCAAATCTGCAATTGCACGTTTAACAAAATTTTTGTGTTCAAAAGCAGATCTATTGTTATTCAAAAATACAGAAGTAGGTGTATcggtcaatttaaaaaaatagccAGATTCAAGTATAGGTAAAACTAAATTTTTTAAACTAATCAGCCATTAAAAGTTTTTCTTTCCAAAATTGTAAGTTATTATATAATCGACTTTTTACATTATAAACTTGTACTGACTCATTCTCATAGTCGTATGTGTCTAAACATAAATTAAAGTCAATCAAAGATACTACCTCATTTGGAACTGCTGATGTTGTTAGACCTGTGACTTTTTTCTGGACAGTTAGACGACCAGTGTCCTGTGGCACCACATTAGTAGCAGATGTCCTGGGGAGACGGTCCTTTCCTTGCTCTGAAGTTTGAGGTACTGGATCTTTGACTATTATATCTTGGTGTTGTTTGTAAACCATTGTTGTAGCTTCTTGCTTCAGGTGTTTCGCTAAAGCCACGAAAAAGTTTATCAGTTGCAAATTTCTTTGATGTGTCTTTGGGTGCGACTGGCTTTCTTTTACGAACTGCCCTGGTTTCGGCCTGTCGTAGACGGCGCTCATCATCAGAGTTATCAGCAAGAGGGTTACCTTCATACTCGCTAACGGTGTCCCAACCATGTTTGTTACCAATTTTAACAGTTTTGTTACGAGCAGCAATATCTTGTTGAACTTTTTCAATAGTTTGTAAGGCAAAGTCACGATTATCTGAGGAAATAGCGgctttcaaaatataaatgtcCTTTGACACTTGGTCATTAAATTCACACTGCTTTCTATTGCTAATAAATTTGAACTTAAAGTCAGGCTTACTTGTAGGTTGGTTTAAGGCTGGAATTTTAGCTTCAAAGACTGTGAAGATGTCCTTTTTCTGTTTCTCCAATGCGCTGTCTAAATGCTTGGAAAACGACGAGAATGCATCAGCTGTTGGGTTGCTTGTAGGATTATCAGCTTCACTCCTATGATGAATTCTTGCAGATGAACGTTCAGGAAAACTTTGGATTTCTTCGTCAGACATGAAGGAGAAGAAAGTCAAACAGACCTTAACAACAATTGAATTAAACGTCTAGACTGATTGAATGCAAACCGTCGAATGATTTAAATTCCCGCTTCACCCGTGCAAATTACTACGCATAACAGTATTCGTTAAGCTTTATaacgaaaagaaatttatttatgttACGTCATAGTGCCGAATATTAGATAACATCGAGTCAAAAAAAAATTACCGGTGTAGTTTAGACTTGGTGTACTTGGTAAAGTATGTTCCTTGGGGTTTGTATTTCATCAAAAGAGCCGCTGCCGTTTACAACATTCGTTGTGAAGTACATATGAATATATCGCACATGTCTACTATCAACAACTACATATTATAACATACGTATTCATACtattaagggcatccgatacagtttctcgatataatgtcatttttataattttgaaatatgttgtaggccttggcgagttataaaataaaacacaaaataaaacataggtcaccgtgcttgttttcgagaaaattgaggttgaaaattggggatttgtgcaattttgtaaaaagttaggcaatgttataaaatttttggagcagatatttttcgtcgtaaattattaagatcgggttcaatctgaagctgtgataaatggcaataaagaaaaaataaatcacTACACGAATGACTATAAAATCATTCAAGTCTTGCTTGACATTgcggaccagatgctcaaagtTGTATTTTGCTAaacctaaaaaaatggaaaaaaaactgtttctgaaaatgtcatttttatcaattcTCTGCATAAACTGATttttgtcatgctttctccaaatctcaattaaaaaatataggtcaccgtgctggATTCCATGATAATCGCGATTTATCCTAAAAAATTGCGTCACccctttgtaacctcaacgttagcgctaaagtgcacgacgtcgctggcAGACAATTTCGACGTTATCGCTTCAAATTACCGGCGACATTTTTCAGAAgtataaatattgcttgtaaagTACTATCTATAAATTGGTAACATTGTTTTCGAAAGTAAAATCATGTGAATAACAAATACCTCTCTGTGTTTGTGGTCTGAGAAACATCCCAAGAAAAGTTATTAcggactgttgataatttttacggctttCAAAAGTTAAAGACTCGGCAATTTAGAACATGACATACAGGTACATTTACTGTACACACTCGTATATTATTTCATACTGATGACCTCTATATgttgttctttgttttgttttgtttggtggcTGCTGTTTCATTACACATACTCCTTAATATCCTTTAATTTACGTTTTTATCACTGAGAAAATCCGTTTTTGttgatacaaattttaaaaaatttagcGTCGATTGGACAGTAATcaaatttgacgcgcattgcaatttGAATTAGAATTTACGCTAGGACGCTAGGACGTAAAACATTTCGattgcgaattaaactaattcgaattacgtgtgaactctcCTGCAAAcggaacttcttttttttttgtacataaattgcaGCACAACAATTATGCCGTTACTTTtatcgtttgagttgttttaccttatcatttcgggaccttttatagctgactatgcggtatgggttttgctcactgttgaataccgtacggtgacctatagttgttaatttctgtgtcatgtttgtctctagttgagagttgtctaattggcaattatgCCATATCTTCTATTTTATGTGGTCAGAAAACAGAAGCAAAATCTTACAAAGGAGAATCTTCAATTTGCTAATAATTATGGATGCTTTTGTCCAGACAGAGaaactataattttgaaatttttgatttggCTAAAAAACGATTGAATTAATAGCGAGAGGACTGGATATATTACGATTAGTTGCGATTAAAATCATTCTCTCATAGCGTAATTTAAAtggtaaataactatatatttttttcaccacaGCGCGTACATAAAATACCGCATGTCCATTCTCCTGTCTGTCCTTCCGGACTTCTGGTTAATTAGATTTTTCAAGTGTACCATTCTTGCCAACTTTCtataaaactgatatcgtatggacacgttcgaaaatcagtgcatatcaactattcttaaaaagagttatgccatttggaaatattaattgtattgaaaattgcattgtattttctgtcattccgtcatttctctaatatatctataaaaaaaataaagaaaaaaataaacagctgcgcttcgagcgcatgatacgcccttcgtcttatgaaaaaaacccaacataatatatgtttttaaaataacatggGGGTTGTACGGGAAGTCATGCTaggtatatcctgactcattcatTATTCTTGCTCAATAGGAAGTTTATATATCACAATATGTTTTATATGATTCCCAAATTGaagctcaataaaaattcaagaactcaaaaatgaattaaagaatcatcaccaaagtatacagatcttaagaataatttaactaaaaagtatgtgaagttttatgcaataattatagatagtttctgagatacggcgcgacatgtgaacccccaccccctttttgtcataaactcaataactctaaaatcaaATTCTGAATCATTCTCAAAAGTATATACAAATTCTTCAGAATTATATAAccaagaagtgtgtaaagttttgagCAATTGTCATAAAACGTTTTCTAGATACAGCGCGAACTGTTAAAAAACAACTGTTCTAGTTACGAAGTCCTGTTACTCATAAAGTTCACCAAAAAtgatacagatcgtttgaccatcatgacTGAAAAAAACAACCATGTTCAGTTTAATGATAATATGCTGTACCATAtttacgacggacagacggacgcggGCATTTTTATACCATTAggtcccgtcaaaatttttacGGGTGTATAAACATATTGTTTGCTATTGCCTTTTGTTAGATAAACTACGTGCAACGTGGAGGAAATagaaactttgttcttttataaaagtTGTACCATTGTTTGTATTAGCGgcataccattattttttttacataaataaattgaataaattgtttAGAAAGGAAATTGACTTCTTCGTGTACATACATTTTCGGTATtcgttttaaaatatcattggttttcTATGCTGTAATAAAATATCGGATCCGGACCAAATCGTGGatgatgaatgataataaaattttaattgacaTGCATGATATTAGtatcacggtcataaaactttcgagcatgatttttgtactcagactcgaaaatcaaccaatcaaattgctggatttcatgtttcgagcatgatttttgtactccgagcactgagcaaagttttatgccttccaGTCCAAAAGGGTTAGTCGTCTTGAGATTGCTCACTATACGATATTTGTTGAAGATCTCAAAGAAacagtaatttgttttatttcttattatgtTATTAGACTGTTATCCTGGTAGAATCAAATGCACTGACTAATATTAATGGCGTAGAAATTAGCATGCGGGAGAAACATTTCACATTACGTTTCTTATTACGGAAAATGACACGCATTACGTCccgcaaaaagtgacgttttgcgggaattcaaacgcttaacgtcgcgccaagagttaactcccttgaaactgtatcggatgcccttaattAGTTTAACGGAAGCGGAAAtaaatagcatttgtttatgcaCGTTTTATCTACAAACTTCGTTCAGGCAAGTGTGTTCCACGAATTTTTGTCCGTGAACTATCGGTCAGGAATTTGCTAAACAATTTAATGTTAATATTTTGAAGTTGAATAAAAAGATAAGTCAGTTACaatcataagtaaaaaaaaacatttgatgatTGATATTTGCATTGCCGTATTGCACTCACAAAGTAgtgtgtatatacatttttgtttaactcTGATCGGTTGTAATAGCGTTTCACAAAAAAGTCTTTTCTAAAGACGTAGGAATGAAGGTTTCCATTCGAAAAGTCaagtgttgttttgtttttattttgccattcATTTTAGTTCAAAGTTAAGAAAACGGACAAGTTAAAATACAAACTTCGAAGTAGCAACCTTTGAACTGATAAAACATGAACAGGTAATGCATATATGACACCAAGATTGTCAACAATTAGATAataaaacgcaaaaaaaaaatcttaaaggcaTAAACGTATACAGGTATACTAtactttttaattacaaaattacatttattagtttaaaatattttcaagatttatCCATGCATCAAATTTactaatttgttaaaaaattcgGAGATAATGTAGCGTCATTTTTTAAGCAATTACCTGTATAGAGACGGAGTCCAGTTCTCCGTTTGGTCATAATTGTGTCAAACACTATTGTTTACAAAAGGTCGCATTAAAAAATTGATAAAGTTGCACATATGTAAATCCAACGTCTACGTCATAATGAGAGAGCGAGCTATTTGGATGTTGGCAGCAGGAATGACTCAAATGTTCAATGTCCCTATAATGACTATTGCATGTCATAAGACTCGTCTTAGAGATGCTGGCACCACAAATGATCGTCTTCAAAGTGGCAGGCCACATGAAATGACGTAACGTCAAGCTAGGCACATCCGCATTATTCATTTCTGGAATCGATTTGTAAACACGTTACAAACTGCACGACAAACCCAttgaaaaaattagaaaaagaataTCTGCCCAAACAGTTCGAAAATTATTCCGTTAAGTTGGTCTAATAGCTCGTCATCCGTTGAAGAGCAATATCCTCCCGCAGCGTCACATATTGCGCGACTTTTATCGACTCGGGTACGGACTCGATGGAATATGCTCACATGGAGACAGGGATTTTTTGCCGATAAATCGAAATTCA
It contains:
- the LOC143055598 gene encoding uncharacterized protein LOC143055598, which encodes MSDEEIQSFPERSSARIHHRSEADNPTSNPTADAFSSFSKHLDSALEKQKKDIFTVFEAKIPALNQPTSKPDFKFKFISNRKQCEFNDQVSKDIYILKAAISSDNRDFALQTIEKVQQDIAARNKTVKIGNKHGWDTVSEYEGNPLADNSDDERRLRQAETRAVRKRKPVAPKDTSKKFATDKLFRGFSETPEARSYNNGLQTTPRYNSQRSSTSNFRARKGPSPQDICY